The DNA sequence AAATGGCTAAACTTCATGCAGGGATTTATGGAAGATATTATTTGGGGAATTTCTTAGCAGCCCGCTTAGGTTTTAACTACGCTCGTATAGCTGGCGATGATAAAGTAGCCGGCTCAAAATACGATGAATATATGAATATGAATGATCCTTATAACACCAAGCAGTCCGACTATAGGGATAGGATGAAGAGAAACCTTAATTTTTATTCAAATATCAGAGAAGTGAATTTGATATTTGAATATCATATTTGGAATCCATACAATCATAGGAGGGGCAAATTAATCGTACCCTATGTGTTTGGTGGGATTGCCTATTTTCATTTCAACCCCAAAACGGTTGATCGATATGGTAACGTTGTAGAGCTAAGAAAATTTCAAACAGAAATAAGAAAAACTTATAGTTTAAATCAATGGGCAATTCCTTGTGGCATTGGAGTAAAGATAAATCCTGGAGCAGCATTGAATGTATCTTTCGAGATAGGGTATCGCAAAACCTTCACCGATTGGTTGGACGATGTTCACCATAATTTTGCTGGGCCACCTGCAGCTAACGATATATACCTTCAGCAACTAAGCGACAGATCGGGCGAAGTGGATCCACGATGGGGCAACCTGTGGATGCAAACTTCTAAAAATCCGAATGAATATGTACGTGGGAATCCTAAAGACAAAGATTCATATATACTTTGCTCTATTAATATCACTAAGACTTTTAGTGCACACGGCACTTGTACGAACTTTTAGTGAAGGTGGAAGTAGGAAGTTTGAAGTCCGAAGTTTTAATAGTTGTAATTTCAAACTTCTGTCTTCAAGCTTCCTACTTCATCTCAACTTAAAACAAGCCACCAATTAATCCATTTGCGTCAATATCTATAGCTTCTGCGGCAGGTACTTGGGGC is a window from the Bacteroidota bacterium genome containing:
- a CDS encoding DUF6089 family protein, producing the protein MLIKHLHIYLFSIALLSVGVVNTKAQGGSGFNRNHAYEIGLSIGPTYYQGDLSYGPVTLQMAKLHAGIYGRYYLGNFLAARLGFNYARIAGDDKVAGSKYDEYMNMNDPYNTKQSDYRDRMKRNLNFYSNIREVNLIFEYHIWNPYNHRRGKLIVPYVFGGIAYFHFNPKTVDRYGNVVELRKFQTEIRKTYSLNQWAIPCGIGVKINPGAALNVSFEIGYRKTFTDWLDDVHHNFAGPPAANDIYLQQLSDRSGEVDPRWGNLWMQTSKNPNEYVRGNPKDKDSYILCSINITKTFSAHGTCTNF